A genomic window from Nocardioides jiangxiensis includes:
- a CDS encoding CaiB/BaiF CoA transferase family protein: MSIELGQGTGPLRGIKVVELVGIGPGPHACMTLADLGADVIRVDRPGGQMLSFGEKDFMGRGRPSVALNLKDPAGVETVLQLVEDADILIEGNRPGVTERLGLGPEDCWARNPKLVYGRMTGWGQDGPLALTAGHDMNYISIAGALFGLGQEPGKPQFPANLLGDFGGGSSYLVIGVLAALLEARVSGRGQVVDAAIVDGTAHLNAMGAMMVGTGLAQPDKRAAGMLDGGAAFYDIYETADGRHVSVGAIEPQFYAAMAALLELGDDAPQQFDAEALRPVLVEKFKTKTMAEWAAIFDGTDACVAPILTILEAAEHPHMKARGVYAEVGGMLQPTPAPRFSRTQGSIGSPAVAAGANTREALEAWGIEGVDKLIEAGAAVQA; encoded by the coding sequence ATGAGCATCGAACTCGGTCAGGGCACCGGTCCCCTCCGCGGCATCAAGGTCGTCGAACTCGTCGGCATCGGCCCCGGCCCGCACGCCTGCATGACGCTCGCCGACCTCGGCGCGGACGTCATCCGCGTCGACCGCCCCGGCGGCCAGATGCTCTCCTTCGGCGAGAAGGACTTCATGGGGCGCGGCCGTCCCTCGGTCGCGCTCAACCTCAAGGACCCCGCCGGCGTCGAGACCGTCCTGCAGCTGGTCGAGGACGCGGACATCCTCATCGAGGGCAACCGGCCCGGCGTCACCGAGCGCCTCGGCCTCGGCCCCGAGGACTGCTGGGCGCGCAACCCGAAGCTGGTCTACGGCCGGATGACCGGCTGGGGGCAGGACGGGCCGCTCGCCCTCACCGCGGGCCACGACATGAACTACATCTCGATCGCGGGCGCGCTCTTCGGCCTCGGCCAGGAGCCGGGCAAGCCGCAGTTCCCCGCCAACCTGCTCGGCGACTTCGGCGGCGGCTCGTCCTACCTCGTGATCGGCGTGCTCGCGGCGCTGCTCGAGGCCCGCGTCTCCGGTAGGGGTCAGGTCGTCGACGCAGCGATCGTCGACGGCACCGCCCACCTCAACGCGATGGGCGCGATGATGGTCGGCACCGGCCTCGCCCAGCCCGACAAGCGCGCGGCCGGCATGCTCGACGGCGGCGCCGCGTTCTACGACATCTACGAGACCGCCGACGGCCGGCACGTCAGCGTCGGCGCGATCGAGCCGCAGTTCTACGCCGCCATGGCCGCGCTGCTCGAGCTGGGTGACGACGCGCCCCAGCAGTTCGACGCCGAGGCGCTGCGTCCGGTGCTGGTCGAGAAGTTCAAGACCAAGACGATGGCCGAGTGGGCCGCCATCTTCGACGGCACCGACGCGTGCGTCGCGCCGATCCTCACCATCCTCGAGGCGGCGGAGCACCCGCACATGAAGGCCCGCGGGGTCTACGCCGAGGTCGGCGGCATGCTGCAGCCCACGCCCGCCCCGCGCTTCTCGCGCACGCAGGGCAGCATCGGCTCCCCGGCCGTCGCGGCGGGTGCCAACACCCGCGAGGCGCTGGAGGCCTGGGGGATCGAGGGCGTCGACAAGCTGATCGAGGCGGGTGCCGCCGTCCAGGCGTGA
- a CDS encoding DUF4396 domain-containing protein gives MDTTWRTAVSATLHCLTGCAIGEVLGMVLATWWGWGGAASILLAVALAFFFGYLLTFSGVRRSGADVATAVRTAIAADTVSILVMELADNGFILAVPGAMDATLGDLLFWSSLAASLAASLAVAFAVTVPVNRWMIGRGLGHAAVHALHGHGDAGRDHAGQHGRHGHHH, from the coding sequence ATGGACACCACCTGGCGCACGGCCGTCTCCGCGACCCTCCACTGCCTGACCGGCTGCGCCATCGGCGAGGTGCTGGGCATGGTCCTCGCCACGTGGTGGGGCTGGGGCGGCGCCGCATCGATCCTGCTCGCGGTCGCACTCGCCTTCTTCTTCGGCTACCTGCTCACCTTCTCCGGCGTACGCCGCTCGGGGGCGGACGTCGCGACGGCGGTCCGCACCGCCATCGCCGCCGACACCGTCTCGATCCTGGTGATGGAGCTCGCCGACAACGGCTTCATCCTCGCCGTGCCCGGCGCGATGGACGCCACGCTCGGCGACCTCCTCTTCTGGTCGTCGCTCGCGGCTTCCCTCGCGGCTTCCCTCGCGGTGGCGTTCGCGGTGACGGTGCCGGTCAACCGCTGGATGATCGGCCGCGGCCTCGGGCATGCGGCGGTGCATGCGCTGCACGGGCACGGCGATGCAGGTCGCGACCATGCAGGGCAGCACGGGCGCCACGGGCATCACCACTGA
- a CDS encoding PadR family transcriptional regulator, which produces MALEHALLVSLRERAASGSELTRRFDKSFGHFWSATHQQIYRTLARMEADGWVTSTVVPQQGKPDTKVYEVSPLGEKTLAVWLTEAPADAPLRSDLAVKLRGASYAEDRAGVLAMARAQREVHRARAAAYEQMLQRQFPHPDELSDADLDRYLVLRAGVRVEEGWIGFLDEYLTTHERRAAGATDKEAR; this is translated from the coding sequence ATGGCCCTCGAGCACGCACTCCTCGTCTCCCTGCGCGAACGCGCGGCGAGTGGCAGCGAGCTCACCCGCCGCTTCGACAAGTCGTTCGGCCACTTCTGGTCCGCGACCCACCAGCAGATCTACCGGACCCTGGCCCGCATGGAGGCCGACGGCTGGGTGACCTCCACCGTCGTGCCGCAGCAGGGCAAGCCCGACACCAAGGTCTACGAGGTGTCCCCGCTCGGCGAGAAGACCCTCGCCGTCTGGCTCACCGAGGCCCCCGCCGACGCCCCGCTGCGCAGCGACCTCGCGGTCAAGCTCCGCGGTGCGTCGTACGCCGAGGACCGGGCCGGCGTGCTCGCCATGGCACGGGCCCAGCGCGAGGTCCACCGCGCCCGCGCCGCGGCGTACGAGCAGATGCTGCAGCGGCAGTTCCCCCACCCCGACGAGCTCTCGGACGCCGACCTGGACCGCTACCTGGTCCTGCGCGCCGGCGTCCGTGTCGAGGAAGGCTGGATCGGCTTCCTCGACGAGTACCTCACCACCCACGAACGCCGGGCAGCCGGCGCGACGGACAAGGAAGCACGATGA
- a CDS encoding NADPH-dependent 2,4-dienoyl-CoA reductase — protein sequence MSNNGITRYPHLLQPLKVGTTELRNRVVMGSMHNGLEDKVADVPKQAAFFAERAQGGVGLIVTGGYAPEWQGWVKPFAGGMRTRKDAMHHREITEAVHAHGAKIVMQILHTGRYSYQPFSIAPSAIKAPINPFKPKAMSTKRVEKTVRAFARSAWLAQKAGYDGVEIMGSEGYLINQFLAERTNKRTDRYGGSAEARMQFPLEIVRATRAKVGPDFIIQYRISLLELVEGGQSWDDIVTLAKKLEEAGVDILNTGIGWHEARVPTIITQVPRGAWIDSTAALKPHVGIPVIASNRINTPQLAEQIIAEGKADAVSMARPFLADSFLVQKAAEGREDEINICIACNQACLDHAFQNKKVSCLVNPRAGRETTLVLSPTRSKKKVAVVGAGPAGLSAAVSAAERGLAVTLFEKNAEIGGQFRLAMQVPGKEDFKDSVAYFGRKLEVLGVDLRLHTAADPATLAAFDEVIIATGVEPRTPAIPGIDHPKAVSYADVLSGKVTPGKKVAVIGAGGIGVDISVFLTHEEETLEEWKAHWGVGNPLVDPAGLTEKKPRTPSREVWLLQRKAERIGKGLGKTSGWAHMAHLKQDGVHQISGASYDLIDDEGLHITVTAKDGSTTKQVLAVDTVVICAGQESVRGLYDELHVADRPGLHIIGGADVAAELDAKRAILQGTETAAAL from the coding sequence ATGAGCAACAACGGCATCACCAGGTATCCGCACCTCCTCCAGCCGCTGAAGGTCGGCACCACCGAGCTGCGCAACCGCGTGGTCATGGGCTCGATGCACAACGGGCTCGAGGACAAGGTGGCCGACGTGCCGAAGCAGGCGGCGTTCTTCGCCGAGCGTGCCCAGGGCGGCGTCGGCCTCATCGTGACCGGCGGCTACGCGCCCGAGTGGCAGGGCTGGGTGAAGCCGTTCGCCGGCGGCATGCGCACCCGCAAGGACGCGATGCACCACCGCGAGATCACCGAGGCGGTGCACGCCCACGGCGCCAAGATCGTGATGCAGATCCTGCACACGGGCCGCTACTCCTACCAGCCGTTCAGCATCGCCCCGTCGGCGATCAAGGCCCCGATCAACCCGTTCAAGCCCAAGGCGATGTCGACCAAGCGGGTCGAGAAGACCGTGCGTGCGTTCGCCCGCTCGGCGTGGCTGGCCCAGAAGGCCGGCTACGACGGCGTCGAGATCATGGGCTCCGAGGGCTACCTGATCAACCAGTTCCTCGCCGAGCGCACCAACAAGCGCACCGACCGCTACGGCGGCTCCGCCGAGGCACGCATGCAGTTCCCGCTCGAGATCGTCCGCGCGACCCGCGCGAAGGTCGGGCCGGACTTCATCATCCAGTACCGCATCTCCCTGCTCGAGCTCGTCGAGGGCGGCCAGAGCTGGGACGACATCGTCACCCTGGCCAAGAAGCTCGAGGAAGCCGGCGTCGACATCCTCAACACCGGCATCGGCTGGCACGAGGCACGCGTCCCCACGATCATCACGCAGGTCCCCCGCGGGGCCTGGATCGACTCGACCGCTGCCCTCAAGCCGCACGTCGGCATCCCGGTCATCGCCTCGAACCGGATCAACACCCCGCAGCTGGCCGAGCAGATCATCGCCGAGGGCAAGGCCGACGCGGTCTCCATGGCGCGCCCGTTCCTCGCCGACTCCTTCCTCGTCCAGAAGGCCGCCGAGGGCCGCGAGGACGAGATCAACATCTGCATCGCCTGCAACCAGGCCTGCCTCGACCACGCGTTCCAGAACAAGAAGGTCTCCTGCCTGGTCAACCCGCGTGCGGGCCGCGAGACGACGCTCGTCCTCTCCCCCACGCGCTCGAAGAAGAAGGTCGCCGTCGTCGGCGCCGGCCCGGCCGGCCTCTCCGCCGCCGTCTCCGCCGCCGAGCGGGGCCTTGCCGTCACGCTCTTCGAGAAGAACGCCGAGATCGGTGGCCAGTTCCGCCTCGCCATGCAGGTGCCCGGCAAGGAGGACTTCAAGGACTCGGTGGCCTACTTCGGCCGCAAGCTCGAGGTCCTCGGCGTCGACCTCCGCCTCCACACCGCCGCCGACCCGGCCACCCTCGCCGCCTTCGACGAGGTGATCATCGCGACCGGCGTCGAGCCGCGCACCCCGGCCATCCCCGGCATCGACCACCCCAAGGCCGTCTCCTACGCCGACGTGCTGTCCGGCAAGGTGACGCCCGGCAAGAAGGTCGCCGTCATCGGTGCCGGCGGCATCGGCGTCGACATCTCGGTCTTCCTCACCCACGAGGAGGAGACGCTCGAGGAGTGGAAGGCGCACTGGGGCGTGGGCAACCCGCTGGTCGACCCGGCCGGCCTGACCGAGAAGAAGCCGCGCACGCCGTCGCGCGAGGTGTGGCTGCTGCAGCGCAAGGCGGAGCGCATCGGCAAGGGTCTCGGCAAGACGTCCGGCTGGGCGCACATGGCCCACCTCAAGCAGGACGGCGTGCACCAGATCAGCGGTGCGTCGTACGACCTGATCGACGACGAGGGCCTGCACATCACCGTCACGGCCAAGGACGGCTCCACCACGAAGCAGGTCCTCGCTGTCGACACCGTCGTCATCTGCGCCGGCCAGGAGTCCGTCCGCGGCCTGTACGACGAGCTGCACGTCGCCGACCGCCCCGGCCTGCACATCATCGGTGGCGCGGACGTCGCTGCCGAGCTGGACGCCAAGCGCGCGATCCTGCAGGGCACGGAGACCGCCGCGGCGCTCTGA
- a CDS encoding pirin family protein — MSLEVRRAGSRFVTLEAGRETRHSFSFGPHYDPANLGFGLLVSHNDDRLAPGAGYPEHPHQEIEVVTWVLTGALAHRDSTGGAGVLRPGQVQVMSAGTGVVHSEYAEPGTGPTRFVQTWVRPAAWGEAPAYASADVSPGAGWTAVVGGDGLPVRAPGATLWITDASAGDQLVVPEVPHAHLFVATGAARLGEVELAEGDAVRMSDRGGDLTVTAPGQLMLWTFGP; from the coding sequence ATGTCCCTGGAGGTACGCCGCGCCGGCTCGCGGTTCGTGACGCTCGAGGCGGGTCGCGAGACGCGGCACTCGTTCTCGTTCGGGCCGCACTACGACCCGGCGAACCTGGGATTCGGCCTGCTGGTCTCGCACAACGACGACCGGCTGGCGCCCGGGGCGGGATATCCCGAGCACCCCCACCAGGAGATCGAGGTGGTGACCTGGGTGCTGACCGGTGCGCTCGCGCACCGCGACTCGACCGGTGGTGCCGGCGTCCTCCGGCCCGGGCAGGTGCAGGTGATGTCGGCGGGCACCGGCGTGGTGCACAGCGAGTACGCCGAGCCGGGTACCGGCCCGACGCGCTTCGTGCAGACCTGGGTCCGCCCGGCGGCCTGGGGTGAGGCGCCGGCGTACGCGTCGGCCGACGTGTCGCCCGGCGCGGGCTGGACCGCGGTCGTCGGGGGAGACGGCCTCCCGGTGCGCGCGCCAGGCGCGACGCTGTGGATCACCGACGCCTCGGCCGGCGACCAGCTGGTCGTGCCGGAGGTGCCGCACGCCCACCTCTTCGTGGCGACCGGTGCCGCTCGCCTGGGCGAGGTCGAGCTGGCCGAGGGTGACGCGGTCCGGATGAGCGACAGGGGCGGCGACCTCACGGTCACCGCCCCTGGGCAGCTGATGCTGTGGACCTTCGGGCCCTGA
- a CDS encoding diacylglycerol/lipid kinase family protein, which translates to MSHTLLVNPRAGGATISVAAAARAALEEAGCAVHVALSEEPAATRSAVDEACCRGDVLVAVGGDGTVSSAAGLVAERGGVLGLVPSGRGNDFARMLGIPATARGAVDVLLTGQVEQVDLLAATLPGSGPRIVVGSVYSGVDAHAAELAEAMRWLPAFLQYPVAGVRSLASYTPVEVEVVVDGVAHCFGAATVVVANSAFYGSGMQVAPDASVTDGLLDVVVVSASSRRSLISAMPTIYSGRHVLRDDVAVLRGRVVEVRGTPRVSMGADGEPLGLLPARDDVPARIEVLPSALRMITPA; encoded by the coding sequence GTGAGCCACACCCTCCTCGTCAACCCCCGGGCCGGCGGAGCGACGATCTCGGTCGCTGCCGCGGCGCGCGCCGCGCTCGAGGAGGCGGGCTGCGCCGTCCACGTCGCCCTCTCGGAGGAGCCGGCTGCCACCCGGTCCGCCGTCGACGAGGCATGCTGCCGCGGCGACGTCCTCGTGGCAGTGGGCGGCGACGGCACCGTGTCCTCCGCAGCCGGCCTGGTCGCGGAGCGGGGCGGCGTGCTCGGTCTGGTGCCGTCGGGACGTGGCAACGACTTCGCCCGCATGCTCGGGATCCCGGCCACCGCGCGCGGCGCCGTCGACGTGCTCCTCACCGGGCAGGTCGAGCAGGTCGACCTGCTCGCGGCGACGCTGCCGGGCAGCGGGCCCCGGATCGTCGTCGGCTCGGTCTACTCGGGCGTCGACGCGCACGCCGCCGAGCTCGCCGAGGCGATGCGCTGGCTGCCGGCGTTCCTCCAGTACCCGGTGGCGGGCGTCCGCTCGCTGGCCTCCTACACGCCGGTCGAGGTCGAGGTGGTCGTCGACGGCGTCGCGCACTGCTTCGGCGCCGCGACGGTCGTGGTCGCCAACTCGGCGTTCTACGGGTCCGGCATGCAGGTGGCACCGGATGCGTCGGTCACGGACGGCCTGCTCGACGTCGTGGTCGTCTCGGCCTCCTCGCGGCGCTCCCTGATCAGCGCGATGCCCACGATCTACAGCGGCCGCCACGTGCTCCGCGACGACGTCGCCGTCCTGCGTGGTCGGGTCGTCGAGGTGCGCGGCACGCCGCGGGTCTCGATGGGTGCGGACGGTGAGCCGCTCGGCCTGCTGCCGGCACGCGACGACGTCCCGGCCCGGATCGAGGTGCTGCCGTCCGCCCTGCGGATGATCACGCCGGCCTGA
- a CDS encoding helix-turn-helix transcriptional regulator, translating into MRSRLVERDAETATLGRLLDRARGGHGDLVAFEAPPGMGKSRLLWHLRDAALRDGWRSLDVRATPMSPGIGYGVLRDWFGLMAHRHRSGEHPFDGPGAALVELADGASRPLGDLVYGVRWVLEDLCAERPLLLTVDDLQWVDSGSLKALDLLAPAVQQLPCVLAYTVRTGEEPSCPESLARLREVSRVLHPEPLSVDGVATLLEAHRLDPEQADRIHTVTGGVPLFVGEVIASGGDDVPDSLVGSITGRLRRLSATALTTASAVAILGDHAATGSVAELAGVPPATVVHDLALLTTAQLAHREDGTHRLRHPLVADAVLAALSADDTADLHARCADVLARRGAPRTVVARHLLHTTPGDDPDTRDRLAEQGRHALAAGEAEQAHRYFDRAIAEGPITAAEIPLLSSAASALSALGEIEAAQEMWRRARSLTEDPDELAALRAAAGDALLIAGEYAQARATFGSPLDASPDGSHAGHVLSGRMVFSGLLMGAPARDMHEQFDRLLGEPADAATPDHRLALAAAASLKVADGGTAAEARDLALRAIDRGALFEHANADGTAVFMASCSLIWASALDEAERALTTAMEEARARGSVLEFANAAACRGTARARMGLTAEAESDFAATLEQRSHGWNAGLGFVLAGLVECHIARGELERTLPWRSQLERIAGERTLIGAYAQHALGDIAAAHGDHETAARRYAEVGRQVHLSLDNPAVLPWRAGRALALIRTGNGREAVDLARENAARAEAFGAPYTLAQALRTVAAVDPTADRIGLLRRALAALESVPAGRLAAQVSADLAGMLILLEGAGASPEVVSLLRRAESYAQVRGLRPLEDRVRRLLDRIGEPANRPAAEALALLTPSERRVADLTATGLTNRQVAQELFVTVKAVEWHLSNVYRKLGIHSRAELPTLLAR; encoded by the coding sequence ATGCGCTCCCGGCTTGTTGAACGGGACGCTGAGACCGCCACTCTCGGGCGGCTCCTGGACCGTGCTCGGGGCGGTCACGGTGACCTCGTGGCCTTCGAAGCGCCTCCCGGCATGGGGAAGTCCCGACTGCTATGGCACCTGCGCGACGCCGCTCTCCGAGACGGCTGGCGCAGTCTTGACGTGCGCGCGACGCCGATGAGCCCCGGCATCGGGTACGGCGTCCTGCGCGACTGGTTCGGCCTGATGGCGCACCGCCACCGGTCGGGCGAGCATCCCTTCGACGGACCCGGCGCCGCCCTGGTGGAGCTCGCCGACGGCGCCAGCCGCCCGCTGGGTGACCTGGTCTACGGGGTCCGCTGGGTCCTCGAGGACCTGTGTGCGGAGCGGCCGCTGCTGCTCACCGTGGACGACCTGCAGTGGGTCGACTCCGGGTCCCTCAAGGCGCTCGACCTGCTCGCGCCAGCCGTGCAGCAGCTCCCCTGCGTCCTGGCCTACACGGTGCGGACGGGCGAGGAGCCGAGCTGTCCCGAGTCGCTGGCGCGGCTGCGCGAGGTGAGCCGCGTGCTGCACCCCGAGCCTCTGAGCGTCGACGGCGTCGCGACCCTGCTGGAGGCGCACCGGCTCGACCCCGAGCAGGCCGACCGGATCCACACCGTGACCGGCGGCGTACCCCTCTTCGTGGGGGAGGTCATCGCGAGCGGCGGGGACGACGTCCCCGACTCTCTCGTCGGGTCGATCACCGGCCGCCTGCGGCGGCTGTCGGCCACGGCCCTGACCACCGCCTCCGCCGTGGCGATCCTCGGCGACCACGCGGCCACGGGCTCCGTCGCCGAGCTCGCGGGGGTCCCGCCCGCGACCGTCGTGCACGACCTCGCCCTGCTGACGACCGCGCAGCTGGCCCACCGCGAGGACGGCACCCACCGCCTCCGCCACCCGCTGGTCGCCGACGCCGTGCTGGCGGCGCTCAGCGCCGACGACACGGCCGACCTGCATGCCCGGTGTGCGGACGTGCTGGCCCGGCGCGGCGCACCCCGCACGGTCGTGGCCCGCCACCTCCTGCACACGACGCCCGGCGACGACCCGGACACCCGCGACCGGCTGGCCGAGCAGGGCAGGCACGCGCTGGCGGCCGGCGAGGCCGAACAGGCCCACCGGTACTTCGACCGGGCCATCGCGGAGGGCCCGATCACCGCAGCGGAGATCCCGCTGCTCTCGAGCGCGGCTTCGGCGCTCTCGGCGCTGGGCGAGATCGAGGCGGCCCAGGAGATGTGGCGCCGGGCCCGCTCGCTCACGGAGGACCCCGACGAGCTCGCCGCGCTGAGGGCCGCCGCGGGCGACGCCCTGCTGATCGCGGGCGAGTACGCCCAGGCACGCGCGACGTTCGGCTCCCCGCTCGACGCGAGTCCGGACGGGAGCCACGCGGGGCACGTGCTCAGCGGTCGCATGGTCTTCAGCGGCCTGCTCATGGGGGCACCCGCCCGTGACATGCACGAGCAGTTCGACCGGCTGCTCGGCGAGCCCGCGGACGCCGCGACCCCCGACCACCGCCTCGCCCTCGCCGCCGCGGCGAGCCTCAAGGTCGCCGACGGCGGCACCGCGGCGGAGGCGCGCGACCTGGCCCTGCGCGCGATCGACCGTGGCGCCCTCTTCGAGCACGCCAACGCCGACGGAACCGCCGTGTTCATGGCCAGCTGCTCCCTCATCTGGGCCTCCGCCCTCGACGAGGCCGAGCGCGCCCTCACGACGGCCATGGAGGAGGCGCGCGCCCGTGGCTCGGTGCTGGAGTTCGCCAACGCCGCTGCGTGCCGGGGCACCGCCCGCGCCCGCATGGGCCTGACCGCCGAAGCCGAGTCGGACTTCGCGGCGACCCTCGAGCAGCGCTCGCACGGCTGGAACGCCGGCCTGGGCTTCGTCCTCGCCGGCCTCGTCGAGTGCCACATCGCCCGGGGCGAGCTCGAGCGCACCCTGCCGTGGCGCTCGCAGCTGGAGCGGATCGCCGGCGAGCGAACCCTGATCGGCGCGTACGCCCAGCACGCGCTCGGCGACATCGCTGCGGCACACGGCGACCACGAGACAGCGGCGCGGCGCTACGCCGAGGTCGGTCGCCAGGTGCACCTGAGCCTCGACAACCCGGCCGTGCTCCCCTGGCGCGCCGGGCGTGCGCTCGCCCTGATCCGCACCGGCAACGGCCGGGAAGCGGTCGACCTGGCACGTGAGAACGCCGCCCGGGCCGAGGCCTTCGGGGCGCCGTACACGCTGGCGCAGGCCCTCCGCACGGTGGCGGCCGTGGACCCGACGGCGGACCGCATCGGCCTGCTCCGTCGCGCCCTCGCCGCACTCGAGAGCGTCCCCGCCGGGCGCCTGGCAGCCCAGGTCTCCGCCGACCTCGCGGGCATGCTGATCCTGCTCGAGGGCGCCGGCGCGTCACCGGAGGTCGTCAGCCTGCTCCGGCGGGCGGAGTCGTACGCGCAGGTGCGCGGCCTGCGTCCCCTCGAGGACCGGGTACGCCGCCTCCTGGACCGGATCGGCGAGCCGGCCAACCGACCCGCAGCGGAGGCCCTGGCCCTGCTCACCCCGTCCGAACGCCGCGTCGCCGACCTGACCGCGACCGGCCTCACCAACCGTCAGGTCGCCCAGGAGCTCTTCGTGACCGTCAAGGCCGTCGAGTGGCACCTGTCCAACGTCTACCGCAAGCTCGGGATCCACTCCCGTGCGGAGCTGCCCACCCTGCTCGCCCGCTAG
- the zwf gene encoding glucose-6-phosphate dehydrogenase: MAPQPEGTPGPPTTVVLFGATGDLARRKLLPGLLHLWRSGLLPDVQVIGTALHDHDRESFVQMAREAIEEFSDDADDKKEFDEFAKRLWWADSGVDNLKAAVTEAETGLEGERLRLHYLSVPPKAALDVVEQLRDAGLVDGSRIIMEKPFGTDLASAKALNDAIHEVFDESQIFRIDHFLGKEAALNILALRFANGLFEPMWNRNFIDHVQIDIPEALGLEGRAGFYEGTGAFKDMVVTHLFQVMAFAAMETPTALDPQSITEEKNKVFRSMLPLEPHHVVRGQYDGYRKEEGVSPDSETETFIALKCFIDNWRWADVPFYLRTGKRLAEGQRIISIAFKEPPKSMFPDGSGIGDDGPDHLTFDLSDKAKMSLSFYGKRPGPGFRLQKLSMQFEMEGTEWSGSVLEAYERLILEAVKGNHTLFTTADGVERLWEISQPLLDSPPPVRRYAPGSWGPNQIHQLIAPFAWRLPFERGWREQR, encoded by the coding sequence ATGGCACCGCAGCCCGAAGGAACCCCCGGCCCGCCGACCACCGTCGTGCTCTTCGGAGCCACGGGCGACCTCGCGCGGCGCAAGCTGCTCCCCGGTCTCCTGCACCTGTGGCGCAGCGGCCTGCTGCCGGACGTCCAGGTCATCGGCACGGCGCTGCACGACCACGACCGTGAGTCGTTCGTGCAGATGGCCCGTGAGGCGATCGAGGAGTTCAGCGACGACGCCGACGACAAGAAGGAGTTCGACGAGTTCGCCAAGCGCCTGTGGTGGGCCGACAGCGGTGTCGACAACCTCAAGGCCGCCGTGACCGAGGCCGAGACCGGGCTCGAGGGCGAGCGGCTGCGGCTGCACTACCTCTCCGTCCCGCCGAAGGCGGCGCTCGACGTCGTCGAGCAGCTGCGCGACGCCGGCCTGGTCGACGGCAGCCGGATCATCATGGAGAAGCCGTTTGGCACCGACCTGGCCTCCGCCAAGGCGCTCAACGACGCGATCCACGAGGTCTTCGACGAGTCGCAGATCTTCCGCATCGACCACTTCCTCGGCAAGGAGGCGGCGCTCAACATCCTGGCGCTGCGCTTCGCCAACGGCCTCTTCGAGCCGATGTGGAACCGCAACTTCATCGACCACGTCCAGATCGACATCCCCGAGGCACTCGGCCTCGAGGGTCGGGCTGGGTTCTACGAGGGAACGGGCGCGTTCAAGGACATGGTCGTCACGCACCTGTTCCAGGTGATGGCGTTCGCGGCGATGGAGACGCCGACGGCGCTCGACCCGCAGTCGATCACCGAGGAGAAGAACAAGGTCTTCCGCTCGATGCTGCCGCTCGAGCCGCACCACGTCGTCCGGGGCCAGTACGACGGCTACCGCAAGGAGGAGGGGGTCTCGCCCGACTCCGAGACCGAGACCTTCATCGCGCTGAAGTGCTTCATCGACAACTGGCGCTGGGCCGACGTGCCCTTCTACCTGCGCACCGGCAAGCGGCTGGCCGAGGGGCAGCGGATCATCTCGATCGCGTTCAAGGAGCCACCGAAGTCGATGTTCCCCGACGGCTCGGGCATCGGCGACGACGGCCCCGACCACCTGACCTTCGACCTCTCCGACAAGGCGAAGATGTCGCTGTCGTTCTACGGCAAGCGACCCGGTCCGGGATTCCGCCTCCAGAAGCTCTCCATGCAGTTCGAGATGGAGGGCACCGAGTGGTCGGGCAGCGTGCTCGAGGCCTACGAGCGGCTGATCCTCGAGGCCGTGAAGGGCAACCACACCCTCTTCACCACCGCCGACGGCGTCGAGCGCCTCTGGGAGATCAGCCAGCCCCTGCTGGACAGCCCCCCGCCGGTACGCCGCTACGCGCCCGGCTCGTGGGGACCCAACCAGATCCACCAGCTGATCGCTCCGTTCGCGTGGCGGCTGCCGTTCGAGCGCGGGTGGCGCGAGCAGCGCTGA